A genomic region of Streptosporangium lutulentum contains the following coding sequences:
- a CDS encoding serine/threonine-protein kinase, with the protein MSVNDRALIGQEVAGYYIEDLIGKGGMAVVYLAVDPRLNRRVALKILNPLLGEDDRFRQRFVLESRTVASMDHPNIIPIYEADSADDGTLYIAMRYVDGPDLRQIFYDRGPMTVSQVNRIFAQVAAALDTAHAHDLIHRDVKPANILIAAHTEGDHAYLTDFGITKHRTSLSGLTQTDQFIGTPRYMAPEQINKEHIDGRCDQYALACVVYEALSGQLPFQRDNEIALLWAHLAETPTPLTALRPDLPLEVDGVMMRALAKSPEQRFDTCAQFIAELRDAISGTSHPHPYQFAQTAPAETKRRKQSRPGGGKGILIGAGVAIVTIVALVAVLVTVLRGGGDDWTAYAGSAAVPIAFEHPGDWTLQPQADVFVVSSPQADEFRTLFATPVTADWATANETIKNTPEEATGLYAQTLDTLDPRSGAQQLQETLQSSLPGKVSVFSEVVQVRVGGYPAVRLQGSIADPQRGGQLDFTGWAVERPDEPALMIYFCAPGRCDNALANRFVGSVSFQE; encoded by the coding sequence ATGTCCGTGAACGACAGAGCGTTGATCGGGCAAGAGGTCGCCGGTTACTACATCGAGGATCTGATCGGCAAGGGCGGTATGGCCGTGGTCTACCTCGCGGTGGACCCCCGCCTCAACCGCCGCGTGGCATTGAAGATCCTCAATCCGCTTCTCGGGGAGGACGACCGATTCCGCCAGCGTTTCGTCCTGGAGTCGCGGACGGTCGCGAGCATGGACCACCCGAACATCATCCCGATCTACGAGGCCGACAGCGCCGACGACGGCACGCTGTACATCGCGATGCGCTACGTGGACGGCCCCGACCTGCGCCAGATCTTCTACGACCGCGGGCCGATGACGGTGAGTCAGGTCAACCGGATCTTCGCCCAGGTGGCCGCGGCGCTGGACACCGCTCACGCGCACGATCTGATCCACCGTGACGTCAAGCCCGCCAACATCCTGATCGCGGCTCACACCGAGGGCGACCACGCCTACCTCACCGACTTCGGCATCACCAAGCACCGCACCTCGCTCTCCGGGCTGACCCAGACCGACCAGTTCATCGGCACGCCCCGCTACATGGCGCCCGAGCAGATCAACAAGGAGCACATCGACGGGCGCTGCGACCAGTACGCACTGGCGTGCGTGGTCTATGAGGCACTGTCGGGGCAACTGCCGTTCCAGCGCGACAACGAGATCGCACTGCTCTGGGCGCATCTGGCGGAGACGCCCACGCCGCTCACCGCGCTCCGGCCCGACCTCCCGCTGGAGGTCGACGGCGTCATGATGCGGGCACTGGCCAAATCGCCCGAGCAGCGCTTCGACACCTGCGCGCAGTTCATCGCCGAACTGCGCGACGCGATCAGCGGGACCAGCCATCCCCATCCCTACCAGTTCGCCCAGACGGCCCCGGCCGAGACGAAGAGAAGGAAACAGTCCAGGCCGGGCGGCGGCAAGGGCATCCTCATCGGCGCCGGAGTGGCGATCGTGACGATCGTCGCGCTGGTCGCGGTGCTCGTGACGGTCCTGCGGGGCGGCGGCGACGACTGGACGGCCTACGCGGGCTCGGCCGCCGTGCCGATCGCGTTCGAGCATCCCGGCGACTGGACGTTGCAGCCGCAGGCGGACGTGTTCGTGGTGTCCTCGCCGCAGGCGGACGAGTTCCGGACGCTCTTCGCCACGCCGGTCACCGCCGACTGGGCGACCGCGAACGAGACCATCAAGAACACGCCGGAAGAGGCCACCGGCCTCTACGCGCAGACCCTGGACACCCTTGACCCCCGCAGCGGGGCACAGCAGTTGCAGGAGACCCTGCAGTCCTCGTTGCCGGGCAAGGTCAGCGTCTTCTCCGAAGTGGTCCAGGTGCGTGTGGGCGGGTATCCCGCCGTACGGCTGCAGGGGTCGATCGCCGATCCGCAGCGCGGCGGGCAGCTCGATTTCACGGGGTGGGCCGTGGAACGACCGGACGAACCCGCTCTGATGATCTACTTCTGCGCGCCCGGCCGATGTGACAACGCACTGGCCAACCGGTTCGTGGGAAGCGTGTCCTTCCAGGAATAG
- a CDS encoding S1C family serine protease, whose protein sequence is MRRFGSFLALAGGLSLAVAAVTPALAHEHPSGITDLVTPAVVRVEATAKIKVTLLDHIGELLHVERSYEVPIGTGTGTVVNPEGAVVTLTRVVKNDRDLEVYAANKIFAAHHKVKIPADFERHTLKDDQLNHHLQECYPPKQPTATCIFDVTTELRIFPNISPPDKEGFKAEVVRTGDEPDSPAVLRPVGRADGSTGMPTAPLAAAVPVKEASPVAVAGFTGRPAVNLPETVDIAHLRAGGAGESGRRFNDPESKVNEPEKLGGLVDKGLLGGPVIEDKKGEVVGLLVGGGKDARMIGIREVTKALAEADVAPRRGPIDAAFEQALTRFHTHYFGDAVPAFQRVLDLYPGHTVAAVHLKTSQQKRGTAEDAGARKADAAADTGETPLWPILAGGALLVVAVVVGALLLWRRRPSEPDSPPSPAAQTRPPLPNPPSVPPRPAFDEKADPTIVVNRSFPALPRASTEPGRPVLVARDPGTRKDPGAKPTDTSMQQKYCTGCGMGLSPAHSFCGYCGKSVKT, encoded by the coding sequence ATGCGGCGGTTCGGTTCGTTCCTGGCGTTGGCCGGAGGTCTGTCACTGGCGGTCGCCGCGGTGACCCCCGCGCTCGCCCACGAGCATCCCAGCGGAATCACCGACCTGGTGACCCCCGCGGTGGTCAGGGTCGAGGCCACGGCGAAGATCAAGGTCACCCTGCTGGACCACATCGGCGAGCTGCTCCACGTGGAGCGTTCTTACGAGGTGCCGATCGGCACCGGCACGGGCACGGTCGTCAATCCCGAGGGCGCCGTCGTCACTCTCACCCGGGTGGTCAAGAACGACCGGGACCTCGAGGTGTACGCGGCCAACAAGATCTTCGCCGCGCATCACAAGGTCAAGATTCCCGCCGACTTCGAGCGGCACACCCTCAAGGACGACCAGCTCAACCACCACCTGCAGGAGTGCTACCCGCCCAAGCAGCCCACCGCCACCTGCATCTTCGACGTCACCACCGAGCTCAGGATCTTCCCCAACATCTCACCTCCCGACAAGGAGGGGTTCAAGGCCGAGGTCGTCCGCACGGGCGACGAGCCCGACAGCCCCGCCGTGCTGAGGCCCGTCGGGCGCGCCGACGGCAGTACGGGCATGCCCACGGCGCCGCTCGCCGCCGCGGTGCCCGTCAAGGAGGCCTCGCCGGTGGCGGTCGCCGGGTTCACCGGACGGCCCGCCGTGAACCTTCCGGAGACCGTGGACATCGCGCACCTGCGGGCGGGAGGCGCCGGCGAGAGCGGGCGGCGGTTCAACGACCCGGAGAGCAAGGTCAACGAGCCGGAGAAGCTGGGCGGCCTCGTCGACAAGGGGTTGCTCGGCGGGCCGGTCATCGAGGACAAGAAGGGCGAGGTCGTCGGGCTGCTGGTCGGCGGGGGCAAGGACGCCAGGATGATCGGCATCAGGGAGGTCACCAAGGCGCTGGCCGAGGCCGACGTGGCCCCCAGACGCGGCCCGATCGACGCCGCCTTCGAGCAGGCGCTGACCCGGTTCCACACCCATTACTTCGGCGACGCCGTCCCCGCCTTCCAGCGGGTCCTGGATCTCTATCCGGGCCACACCGTGGCCGCCGTGCACCTGAAGACGTCCCAGCAGAAGCGCGGCACCGCCGAGGACGCGGGAGCCAGGAAAGCCGACGCCGCCGCCGACACGGGAGAGACGCCGCTCTGGCCGATCCTCGCCGGCGGAGCCCTGCTGGTGGTGGCCGTGGTGGTCGGCGCGCTGCTGCTCTGGCGCCGCAGGCCGTCCGAGCCGGATTCCCCGCCGAGCCCGGCCGCGCAGACCAGACCCCCCCTGCCGAATCCGCCGTCCGTCCCGCCACGGCCGGCGTTCGACGAGAAGGCGGACCCCACGATCGTGGTCAACCGTTCCTTCCCCGCTCTGCCCAGGGCCTCCACCGAGCCGGGCCGGCCCGTGCTGGTCGCGAGGGATCCCGGCACCAGGAAGGATCCGGGTGCCAAACCGACCGACACGTCCATGCAGCAGAAGTACTGCACCGGTTGCGGGATGGGGCTGAGCCCCGCTCACAGCTTCTGCGGGTACTGCGGCAAGTCCGTCAAGACGTGA
- a CDS encoding Uma2 family endonuclease codes for MTVTATKEPATRRTVLQGAPPFTVDDLLTFPDDGNRYELFDGSLLVSPPPTPMHQYAILRLVRILEDAAPPELEPLPTVNLRVGPCDFFIPDLVVVPAETTERTELMFTPDDILLAVEMVSPSTQARDRHLKRAAYAAAGIPAYWRIELSEGPSLHVHELAGEEYKPAERHEAGEVATLFAPFEVEFDPAVLLRPRS; via the coding sequence GTGACCGTAACGGCGACGAAGGAGCCGGCGACCAGGCGGACGGTTCTCCAAGGAGCGCCGCCGTTCACCGTCGACGACCTGCTCACGTTTCCCGACGACGGAAACCGTTACGAGCTATTCGATGGAAGCCTGCTGGTGAGTCCCCCGCCCACCCCCATGCATCAGTACGCGATCCTGCGCCTTGTTCGCATCCTTGAGGACGCCGCTCCGCCGGAGTTGGAGCCACTGCCGACGGTCAATCTCCGGGTGGGCCCCTGCGACTTCTTCATCCCCGATCTCGTGGTGGTGCCGGCGGAGACCACGGAGAGGACGGAGCTGATGTTCACGCCGGACGACATCCTGCTCGCCGTCGAGATGGTCAGCCCGAGCACCCAGGCGCGAGACCGCCATCTCAAGCGGGCCGCCTACGCCGCCGCGGGCATTCCCGCGTACTGGCGGATCGAGCTCTCCGAGGGGCCGTCCCTCCACGTTCACGAACTCGCCGGTGAGGAGTACAAGCCCGCCGAGAGGCACGAGGCGGGAGAGGTCGCGACCCTGTTCGCGCCTTTCGAGGTCGAATTCGATCCCGCCGTGCTTCTCCGGCCCCGGAGCTGA
- a CDS encoding adenosylcobinamide amidohydrolase — MKITYREEDGARLGSLLWEFGPGRRAISSAMVGGGIGPAEWALNAQVVAGYSRMDPVDHLLAMAPAGPGVGMLTAASVERFTRASDGGVEAAATVGLRVPTWAAAPEGVPDPELAPLYLPGTINIIVVVPVAMSDAALVNAVMTVTEAKSQALAEAGFACTGTASDAVCVAVRDHGPEELFGGPRSTWGARVARAVHTAVLQGAHDWENRDFPAT, encoded by the coding sequence TTGAAGATCACCTACCGCGAGGAGGACGGGGCCCGGCTGGGGTCGCTGCTGTGGGAGTTCGGCCCCGGCCGGCGGGCCATCTCCTCGGCGATGGTCGGCGGCGGCATCGGCCCGGCGGAGTGGGCGCTGAACGCCCAGGTGGTCGCCGGCTACTCCCGGATGGACCCGGTGGACCACCTGCTCGCGATGGCTCCCGCCGGGCCCGGCGTCGGCATGCTCACCGCGGCCTCGGTCGAGCGGTTCACCCGGGCGTCCGACGGGGGAGTGGAGGCGGCGGCGACCGTCGGCCTGCGGGTTCCCACCTGGGCCGCCGCTCCCGAGGGCGTCCCCGACCCCGAGCTCGCGCCCCTGTATCTCCCGGGCACGATCAACATCATCGTCGTCGTGCCGGTCGCCATGAGTGACGCGGCCCTGGTCAACGCGGTTATGACGGTGACCGAGGCCAAGTCCCAGGCGCTGGCGGAGGCCGGTTTCGCCTGCACGGGCACGGCCTCCGACGCCGTCTGCGTCGCCGTACGCGATCACGGCCCCGAGGAGCTCTTCGGCGGCCCCCGCTCCACCTGGGGCGCCCGCGTCGCCCGCGCGGTCCACACCGCCGTTCTCCAGGGCGCCCACGACTGGGAGAATCGTGATTTCCCGGCTACATAG
- a CDS encoding ABC transporter ATP-binding protein yields the protein MSDRADESVSGAVSDRTGGGVTGRAGGHGELATTGSEPGGAEVASRVRVRNLEVVLEKRSVLSGIELDVRDGDWLAVIGANGAGKSTLLKAIAGVVPCSGEVLIDDTPVRRLKPRDRARLLAYAPQSPSLPVDMTVFDYALLGRTPYIPYLGRESRHDREVTASVLDRLGLSPFTSRTLGHLSGGERQRVVLARALVQQAPVLLLDEPTTALDLGHQQQVLELVDRLRLADGLTVVTTLHDLSLAGQYADSMTLLSNGRVAASGTPAEVLTGELIGQHFDARVRVATGPGGRPEVHLERP from the coding sequence GTGAGCGACCGAGCGGACGAGAGCGTGAGCGGGGCCGTGAGCGATCGGACGGGTGGAGGCGTGACCGGGCGCGCCGGCGGGCACGGCGAGCTCGCGACCACCGGCTCCGAGCCGGGAGGCGCGGAGGTCGCGAGCCGGGTCAGGGTACGGAACCTGGAGGTCGTGCTGGAGAAGCGGAGCGTGCTGTCCGGCATCGAGCTCGACGTCCGCGACGGTGACTGGCTGGCCGTCATCGGGGCCAACGGCGCGGGCAAGTCCACGCTGCTCAAAGCCATTGCCGGGGTAGTGCCCTGCTCGGGCGAGGTGCTCATCGACGACACGCCGGTCCGGCGGCTCAAGCCCAGGGACCGGGCCCGGCTGCTCGCCTACGCCCCGCAGTCTCCCTCGTTGCCGGTCGACATGACCGTGTTCGACTACGCCCTGCTGGGCCGCACGCCGTACATCCCCTATCTGGGCCGCGAGAGCCGCCACGACCGTGAGGTGACGGCCTCGGTGCTGGACCGGCTCGGCCTGTCACCCTTCACCTCGCGCACGCTCGGCCACCTGTCGGGCGGCGAGCGGCAGCGCGTCGTGCTCGCCAGGGCGCTGGTCCAGCAGGCCCCCGTTCTCCTGCTCGACGAGCCCACGACCGCCCTGGACCTGGGTCATCAGCAGCAGGTGCTGGAACTCGTGGACCGGCTCCGGCTGGCCGACGGCCTGACCGTCGTCACGACCCTGCACGACCTGAGCCTGGCCGGTCAGTACGCCGACTCGATGACGCTGCTCTCGAACGGCCGGGTCGCGGCCTCCGGAACCCCGGCCGAGGTGCTGACCGGGGAACTGATCGGTCAGCACTTCGACGCGCGCGTCCGTGTCGCGACCGGCCCCGGCGGCAGGCCCGAGGTTCATCTGGAGCGCCCTTGA
- a CDS encoding FecCD family ABC transporter permease produces the protein MLAGLLAGAADIGPGRVVLQLLDWLPFVSVDSGLTPVEQGLLFELRLPRVLLAAIVGGLLAIAGAGYQGVFRNPLADPYLLGAAAGAGLTTTVAIVFMKGDNQALLVPAAAFAGAVGGVLLAYALGNVAGRGGGTATLVLAGVAVSSFLTAIQTFLQQLKVEELQRVYAWILGDVGGGWTQIALVAPYAVVSVAIMMLHGRLLDVLSVGDDEAVSLGLDATRVRLVVLFAASLATAAAVAVSGLIGFVGIVVPHVVRRLAGGSYRVVLPLSLIGGAAFLVLADLIARTVLAPAELPIGVVTAFVGAPFFVAVLRVTKRVET, from the coding sequence ATGCTCGCGGGTCTGCTGGCCGGCGCGGCGGACATCGGGCCGGGGCGGGTGGTGCTGCAACTGCTCGACTGGCTGCCGTTCGTCTCGGTCGACTCGGGACTGACCCCTGTCGAGCAGGGGCTGCTGTTCGAGCTGAGGTTGCCCCGGGTCCTGCTCGCCGCGATCGTCGGCGGGCTGCTGGCCATCGCGGGCGCCGGGTACCAGGGGGTCTTCCGCAACCCGCTGGCCGACCCCTACCTGCTGGGAGCCGCCGCGGGCGCCGGTCTCACGACGACGGTGGCGATCGTGTTCATGAAGGGCGACAACCAGGCACTCCTCGTCCCGGCCGCGGCCTTCGCCGGGGCCGTCGGCGGCGTCCTGCTCGCCTACGCGCTGGGCAACGTGGCGGGCCGGGGCGGCGGCACCGCGACCCTGGTCCTCGCGGGCGTGGCGGTCTCGTCCTTCCTCACCGCCATCCAGACGTTCCTGCAGCAGCTCAAGGTGGAGGAGCTCCAGCGCGTCTATGCCTGGATCCTCGGTGACGTCGGCGGAGGCTGGACCCAGATCGCGCTGGTCGCGCCGTACGCGGTCGTCTCGGTGGCGATCATGATGCTCCACGGCAGGCTGCTCGATGTGCTCTCGGTCGGCGACGACGAGGCGGTCAGCCTCGGTCTCGACGCCACCCGCGTCCGGCTCGTCGTGCTGTTCGCCGCCTCCCTCGCCACCGCGGCGGCCGTCGCGGTCAGCGGGCTGATCGGCTTCGTCGGCATCGTGGTGCCGCACGTGGTCCGCCGTCTGGCGGGAGGGTCCTACCGGGTCGTGCTCCCGCTCTCGCTGATCGGCGGTGCGGCCTTCCTGGTCCTCGCCGACCTGATCGCCAGGACCGTGCTCGCCCCGGCCGAACTGCCCATCGGCGTGGTCACCGCCTTCGTCGGCGCGCCGTTCTTCGTGGCCGTGCTGCGCGTGACGAAGCGGGTGGAGACGTGA